A genome region from Leptospiraceae bacterium includes the following:
- a CDS encoding J domain-containing protein, translating to MLLSDDEIRKIKYHFGILGISPTNNRELIELTYYKLFNIYHPDRSLNKDEYNFNFKKVSELNESKEFCLKYCQITDLIQQISNYDNRESDNVLNRKNFWARIWFIVSSLRSSIKEWIKVKEERAKLRFVDLGFKKRTNFPFPTEHSKPSLSNKLIDLCWIAPISILIILNFIYILPFSYLILTVLFYKIVFLHLFNSLRKKYTYYEDKPISLNPIYLIPSSILSILIILFLGFTYSSVKTFYGNIVSNTGLVLSTTNKELPYKSKIITKEIKSNNTNAFENKDNKNLESEKNENKTVSPDLTTINLDIVKYINAEDGTKVKKKPLATAQTINILPHGTKITIQESEVTSDYIYCIECNGYVYKNILSDSKPNKNRKYKLIKERDNIYYYQIADKIANEFYELSNNEVFYHKNDELGLGTYVIDNGLIKIEVNGVNKKYKYIGKIGYRNKFSETEE from the coding sequence ATGCTATTAAGTGATGATGAAATTCGAAAAATAAAGTATCATTTTGGGATACTTGGAATTAGCCCAACAAATAATAGAGAATTAATCGAGTTAACTTATTATAAGCTATTTAATATTTACCATCCAGATAGATCACTTAATAAAGATGAATATAATTTCAACTTTAAGAAAGTTTCCGAATTAAACGAAAGTAAAGAATTTTGTCTAAAATACTGTCAAATAACCGATTTGATTCAACAAATTTCGAATTACGATAATCGGGAAAGTGACAATGTATTAAATCGAAAAAATTTTTGGGCAAGAATATGGTTTATCGTGAGTAGCCTTAGATCAAGTATTAAAGAGTGGATTAAAGTTAAAGAAGAGAGAGCAAAATTAAGATTTGTGGATTTAGGATTTAAGAAAAGGACAAATTTTCCATTTCCTACAGAACATTCCAAACCCAGTCTATCAAATAAATTAATAGATTTATGCTGGATTGCGCCTATTTCCATTTTAATTATTTTAAATTTTATTTATATTTTACCTTTCTCGTATTTGATTTTAACTGTGCTGTTTTATAAAATAGTTTTCCTACATTTGTTTAATTCTTTGCGAAAAAAATATACATATTACGAAGACAAACCAATTTCACTCAATCCCATTTATCTAATTCCTTCCTCTATTTTATCAATTTTAATTATCCTATTTCTCGGATTTACATATAGTTCCGTGAAAACATTTTACGGAAACATTGTAAGTAACACAGGATTGGTTTTATCTACGACAAATAAAGAACTTCCGTATAAATCTAAAATTATTACCAAAGAAATAAAATCGAATAACACAAATGCCTTCGAAAATAAAGATAATAAAAACCTAGAATCAGAAAAAAATGAAAATAAAACTGTAAGTCCCGATTTAACTACAATAAATTTAGATATTGTAAAATATATAAATGCAGAAGATGGGACTAAAGTAAAAAAAAAACCACTTGCGACCGCGCAAACAATTAACATATTACCGCATGGAACTAAAATTACAATTCAAGAATCAGAAGTTACCTCTGATTATATTTATTGCATAGAATGCAATGGCTATGTTTATAAAAATATTTTATCAGATTCAAAACCTAATAAAAATAGGAAATATAAATTGATAAAAGAAAGGGACAATATTTATTATTACCAAATAGCTGACAAAATAGCAAATGAATTTTATGAATTATCTAATAACGAAGTTTTTTATCATAAGAACGATGAATTAGGTTTAGGAACTTACGTAATAGACAATGGTTTAATTAAAATAGAAGTTAATGGTGTTAACAAAAAATATAAGTATATAGGAAAAATAGGATACCGAAATAAATTTTCTGAAACAGAGGAATAA
- a CDS encoding MFS transporter, with amino-acid sequence MQLTKIPKLTLALIFFTMLPVTMIVPVFKDIVKDKLGGDNLMVSLFMSYAMLGSFLFSPVAGFLSDKFKNRKYFISIFAVLDGISFFLLAQADNLQLLQIIRFMEGVCHIFVIGLLLSLIADRENDSQNTYFYRKGILMGLAGMFLSLGVGIGSPMGILGRKNPLLPFYVAGTIMIVIGVVSFFLLKDYEHIHHERITFDKWTNAFQKNKFILIPYLYNFIDRFTVGFFVTSFNLHLREDLKFNPGEVGLYLSLVLIPMSLFSYPFARLAKKTGPFLLMMLGSLIYGISLGLAGGVSDKYTLFALLFLCGAGAGVMFVPSMMLASQMSPKGMNASVMAGFTGVGSIGFMLGPIVSTLLERQFNISFSPTISFFLLAVCFGGLEIFVVFVTYPFRKKLKEITNEF; translated from the coding sequence ATGCAATTAACTAAAATACCTAAATTAACTTTAGCTTTGATTTTTTTTACAATGCTTCCGGTTACTATGATAGTTCCGGTTTTTAAAGACATCGTAAAAGATAAACTCGGAGGAGACAATCTAATGGTTTCCCTTTTTATGAGTTACGCGATGTTAGGCTCTTTTTTATTTTCACCTGTTGCAGGTTTCTTATCAGATAAATTTAAGAATCGAAAATATTTCATTTCCATTTTCGCTGTGTTAGACGGAATTAGTTTTTTTCTACTTGCACAGGCAGATAATTTACAGTTACTCCAGATTATCCGCTTCATGGAAGGAGTCTGTCATATTTTTGTGATTGGACTTTTACTTTCTTTAATTGCCGACCGAGAAAATGATTCTCAAAATACATATTTTTATCGAAAGGGAATTTTAATGGGACTCGCTGGAATGTTTTTGAGTTTAGGAGTCGGGATTGGTTCCCCGATGGGAATTTTGGGTCGTAAGAACCCCCTACTCCCTTTTTATGTGGCTGGAACAATTATGATTGTGATCGGAGTTGTGTCCTTTTTTTTACTCAAGGACTATGAGCATATCCACCACGAACGAATTACATTCGATAAATGGACTAACGCATTTCAAAAGAATAAATTTATTCTAATTCCTTATCTTTATAATTTTATCGACCGATTTACTGTGGGATTTTTTGTGACTAGTTTTAATTTACATTTACGAGAAGATTTAAAATTTAACCCGGGGGAAGTTGGACTTTATTTATCTTTGGTTTTAATTCCTATGAGTTTATTTTCATACCCTTTCGCAAGACTAGCCAAAAAAACAGGTCCATTTTTACTGATGATGTTAGGGTCTTTAATTTATGGAATTTCTCTCGGTTTAGCCGGTGGTGTGAGCGACAAATATACATTATTCGCTCTTCTGTTTTTATGTGGTGCAGGGGCCGGAGTTATGTTTGTTCCATCTATGATGTTAGCTTCTCAAATGTCTCCAAAGGGAATGAATGCAAGTGTTATGGCGGGTTTCACTGGTGTCGGTTCTATTGGTTTTATGTTAGGTCCTATTGTATCAACACTTTTAGAAAGACAATTCAATATTAGTTTTTCCCCTACAATTTCATTTTTTCTATTGGCTGTATGTTTCGGTGGGTTAGAAATATTCGTTGTTTTTGTCACTTATCCATTTCGGAAAAAATTAAAGGAGATTACAAATGAGTTTTGA
- a CDS encoding protein kinase codes for MNLEEIRECIIGAEQGEKYPLAKLISGIEKRDSFLFRKILFQELTLNHDLRKNSITIGITGTPGAGKSSLIGELCQDFLKKQRRKKMAIVAIDPSSKVSGGSILGDRTRVAIPARENRIFFRSQASQLELGGVNPHTYHVIRLLRYFFDLIIIETVGIGQNETEVSKLADYSFLILQPLAGDGIQFMKSGIMEVPDAFIINKCDEKELATSSFHMLVSSLEFLKDTINGHNIPKIFQTSALKKIGIDSLMEFILSIQEQKPRDNETKEQMEKMIRSEFGNFGLRILKEFFESNHYSFSKQYELVEEELFAEIKKKIKN; via the coding sequence ATGAACCTAGAAGAAATCAGGGAATGTATCATCGGGGCAGAACAAGGGGAAAAATATCCTCTTGCAAAACTCATTTCTGGAATTGAAAAAAGAGATTCTTTTTTATTTCGAAAAATTTTATTCCAAGAACTTACCTTAAATCACGATCTCCGGAAAAATTCTATTACCATTGGAATAACCGGAACTCCGGGAGCTGGAAAATCTTCTCTCATTGGGGAACTTTGCCAAGATTTTCTCAAGAAACAAAGACGTAAAAAAATGGCGATTGTGGCGATCGATCCTTCTAGCAAAGTAAGCGGTGGGTCCATTTTAGGAGATCGAACTAGGGTTGCGATTCCAGCTCGAGAGAATCGAATTTTTTTTCGTTCACAAGCTAGTCAACTTGAACTAGGAGGTGTGAATCCACATACGTATCATGTGATTCGTTTGCTTCGCTATTTTTTTGATTTGATTATCATTGAAACAGTTGGAATCGGGCAAAATGAAACAGAAGTTTCCAAACTTGCGGATTATTCCTTTCTCATATTACAGCCATTAGCCGGTGATGGAATTCAATTTATGAAAAGTGGAATCATGGAAGTGCCAGATGCATTTATTATAAACAAATGCGACGAAAAGGAATTAGCCACATCTAGCTTTCATATGTTAGTTAGTTCACTCGAATTCTTAAAAGATACAATAAATGGGCATAATATTCCTAAAATTTTTCAAACCAGTGCATTAAAAAAAATTGGTATAGATTCTCTAATGGAGTTTATACTAAGTATCCAAGAACAAAAACCAAGAGATAATGAAACAAAAGAACAAATGGAAAAAATGATTAGATCAGAATTTGGAAATTTTGGATTGCGGATTTTAAAAGAATTTTTTGAATCAAATCATTATTCTTTTTCAAAACAATATGAATTAGTAGAAGAAGAGTTATTTGCGGAAATAAAAAAGAAAATCAAAAATTAA
- a CDS encoding class I SAM-dependent methyltransferase, giving the protein MSVFDQKYWDEMYAEEDGAEIDGIHNAKEHARYLKSILDYAGVEVNSIGDFGFGKAVLLHEIVKEFKPNRIFALDPSLEAVKNLENKRWIKNRKHKILRNSLENFNDTKIKRPFDLGICNSIFQYIPTKDVSNCYKKLSKLCKYLYFSVPTQLDYEYMKKELHFIDTYANSRKKEFYLKALQPYFSIVSHNLLESKTHIKESGFVYEFFRF; this is encoded by the coding sequence TTGAGTGTATTTGACCAAAAATACTGGGATGAAATGTATGCAGAGGAAGACGGAGCTGAAATTGATGGAATTCACAATGCAAAAGAACATGCTCGTTATCTAAAAAGTATTTTAGATTATGCTGGTGTAGAAGTTAACTCCATTGGTGATTTCGGATTTGGGAAAGCGGTATTACTTCATGAAATCGTAAAAGAATTTAAACCTAATAGAATTTTTGCCTTAGATCCTTCTTTAGAAGCAGTCAAAAATTTAGAAAACAAAAGGTGGATAAAAAATAGAAAACACAAAATTTTACGAAATAGTCTGGAGAATTTTAACGATACAAAAATAAAAAGGCCTTTTGATCTAGGAATTTGTAATTCCATTTTCCAATACATCCCAACAAAAGATGTTTCCAATTGTTATAAAAAATTATCCAAACTTTGCAAATACCTTTATTTTTCTGTTCCAACTCAGTTAGATTATGAGTATATGAAAAAGGAACTACACTTCATAGATACGTATGCGAATTCAAGAAAAAAAGAATTTTATCTCAAAGCTTTGCAACCTTACTTTTCAATTGTATCACACAATCTTTTAGAAAGTAAAACACATATAAAGGAATCTGGCTTTGTATATGAGTTTTTTAGATTTTAA
- a CDS encoding MBL fold metallo-hydrolase, giving the protein MKVTALGVNSAFAIGTYKDVIETAKVEALISDAVKNAKDTNAHITINGIRSIIKQSTTRAYFPRYQSNFLLEFQTQGKVKDNVYRFVIDFGSDIRHSLANLGLKMGDIDGYYCSHPHADHIGGIEGIALSTVFNPFWNSKKTEWLSVEKKRRTEDDGTPRQLDPITDRLFKREKIPADCKPDLWGHKEVLDDLWNAAKPGLDTLQGVKNVSLDTFFNQIVMSKSLEYQINDGDKSWIFYTVESTHVVGGTSYMPSFGLMFESADKKLYFPTDTLYIMPPIMKPFYESADIIYHDCETGPRSGVHSHIDDIRKIDPKIKRKCYLYHYTEEPVVDEGEFLGIMKTGEVHEY; this is encoded by the coding sequence ATGAAAGTTACAGCTCTAGGTGTTAATTCAGCGTTTGCCATAGGCACATACAAAGACGTAATCGAAACTGCAAAGGTAGAAGCTCTAATAAGCGATGCCGTTAAAAATGCAAAAGATACAAATGCACATATTACAATCAATGGAATTCGAAGTATTATAAAGCAGAGCACAACGCGAGCATACTTTCCTCGTTATCAGAGTAATTTTCTTTTAGAATTTCAAACACAAGGCAAAGTAAAAGACAATGTATATCGATTTGTAATTGATTTTGGAAGCGATATACGCCACTCCTTAGCTAATCTTGGGCTCAAGATGGGCGACATTGACGGATATTATTGTTCACACCCTCACGCGGATCACATTGGCGGCATAGAAGGAATAGCCCTTTCTACCGTGTTCAACCCTTTTTGGAATTCTAAAAAAACCGAATGGCTTTCAGTAGAAAAAAAACGTAGAACGGAAGATGACGGTACGCCACGCCAATTAGATCCAATCACCGATCGCTTATTTAAACGCGAAAAAATTCCCGCTGATTGTAAACCAGACCTCTGGGGACATAAAGAAGTATTAGACGATTTATGGAATGCCGCTAAACCTGGATTAGACACTCTCCAAGGTGTTAAAAATGTTTCTCTAGATACTTTCTTCAACCAAATCGTTATGTCCAAGAGCCTCGAATACCAAATCAACGATGGCGACAAGAGCTGGATTTTTTATACTGTTGAATCGACTCATGTAGTTGGGGGAACGTCGTATATGCCATCATTCGGTCTAATGTTTGAAAGCGCCGATAAAAAACTTTATTTTCCAACGGATACTCTCTATATTATGCCACCGATCATGAAACCATTTTATGAATCCGCCGACATCATCTACCACGATTGCGAAACCGGACCACGTAGCGGTGTTCACTCTCATATTGACGATATACGAAAGATTGACCCAAAGATTAAAAGGAAATGTTATCTCTATCACTACACAGAAGAGCCTGTTGTGGATGAAGGCGAATTTTTAGGAATTATGAAAACTGGCGAAGTTCATGAGTATTGA
- a CDS encoding ATP-binding protein, whose protein sequence is MLNVKKAKEHLSNFTFKKLFIEELGWSNPRNTQESKITLNKVGSFTKTLLAELSGVAVYEIRSENGLIPNAEERKEIHKEISKLSFENLLIFLDKEETQSLWYWIKREDKKQYVRDHLYVKGQPGDLFLNKLSGMVVDIGDFDSSGNISVLEVANRLKKSLDIEKVTKKFYNEFKDEKSNFIEYIKGIKEERDKHWYASITLNRLMFVYFLQKKGFVDKGRVNYLREKLEESKKEGKDLFYKKFLEYLFFEGFAKEKKDRSKEANAILGEIKYLNGGLFLKHRIEKENEIKIADKAFETLFALFEKYSWHLDDSPGGKDDEINPAVLGYIFEKYINQKEFGAYYTRTEMTDYLAERTIHKALLQKIKEKYPQVKAETLSEVLMKLDDTLALLLVKEILPVFSVLDPACGSGAFLVAAMKILIDIYSAVVGKIKLSKNTELKTWLAIIEKDHPSLLYFIKKKIITDNVYGVDIMEEAVEIARLRLFLTLAASANTLEELEPLPNIDFNILPGNSLIGLIKVDEDRFDEIEKAKPTKEDYRTAVQGNFFKNVPVQKSLFGSSHAASYQKLVKEREILIHDYKYYEELGIKDVGVLRGDIHKKEKDAHAVLDKLLLAEFEHLRIEYEEATWDEKKNEEGKPKKRPVNMADIVSLKPFHWGYSFSEIFRQGGFDCILTNPPWEIFKPNAKEFFLEYSELVTRKKMDIKSFEKEKGKLLEDKDLRKAWLNYLNAFPHVSLFFRNSTNYKNQISIVNDKKAGTDINLYKLFTEQCFNLLKPNGDCGIVIPSGIYTDLGTKQLREMLFSRTNITGLFCFENRKAIFENVDSRFKFVVLTFEKIPMSFDKGTGRDLSLPNTNKSFPASFMRHDVRELESFPNSDSIRIDIDLVRKLSPDSLSVMEFKTEMDIVIAKKMLRYPLLGEEIERTWNLKLVSEFHMTNDSYLFKTKHVEGRLPLYEGKMIWQFDSKYAEPQYWIGEKEGRKAFLGTEKDKGQILEYQYYRLGFRDIASNTNERTIISSIIPPTFHGNKIPTLKVFFEGKHMIQYQEQLYLSAIWNSFVLDYHIRQKVTTTLNFFYIYQLPVPRLSEKSTGQEKKTFDSLVERATKLICTTEEFADLWKEVMGTKWTKNSGVTDDKARAKLRAEIDAIVAHLYGITEEEFIHILSTFPIVKEDVKQLTLEEYRKKG, encoded by the coding sequence ATGTTAAACGTAAAGAAAGCAAAAGAGCATTTAAGTAATTTTACATTCAAAAAACTATTTATTGAAGAACTGGGTTGGTCAAATCCAAGGAATACTCAAGAGAGTAAAATTACACTCAATAAAGTTGGAAGTTTTACAAAAACGCTCCTAGCCGAACTTTCTGGCGTGGCTGTTTATGAAATTCGTTCTGAGAATGGACTTATACCGAATGCGGAAGAAAGAAAAGAAATTCATAAAGAAATTTCGAAACTCTCTTTTGAAAACCTATTAATCTTTTTGGACAAAGAAGAAACACAAAGCCTCTGGTATTGGATTAAGCGAGAGGATAAGAAACAGTATGTGCGGGATCATCTTTATGTAAAAGGTCAGCCTGGAGATTTATTTTTAAATAAACTCTCTGGAATGGTTGTAGACATTGGAGACTTTGATTCCTCTGGAAATATTTCTGTATTAGAAGTTGCAAATCGTTTAAAGAAGTCTCTGGATATAGAAAAAGTAACTAAGAAATTCTACAACGAATTTAAGGATGAAAAATCCAATTTCATTGAATACATTAAAGGCATTAAAGAAGAAAGAGACAAACACTGGTATGCTTCTATTACACTCAATCGTTTGATGTTTGTATATTTTTTACAGAAAAAAGGATTTGTAGATAAAGGTAGAGTCAATTATTTAAGAGAGAAATTAGAGGAATCTAAAAAAGAAGGAAAGGATTTATTTTACAAAAAATTCTTAGAGTATCTATTCTTTGAAGGATTTGCAAAAGAAAAGAAAGATCGTTCGAAAGAAGCAAATGCAATTCTCGGAGAAATCAAATATCTAAACGGTGGACTCTTTTTAAAACATAGGATTGAAAAGGAAAATGAAATCAAGATTGCGGATAAGGCATTTGAGACATTGTTCGCTTTATTCGAAAAGTATTCCTGGCATCTAGACGATTCTCCTGGCGGAAAGGATGATGAGATTAACCCCGCAGTGCTTGGATACATCTTTGAGAAGTACATCAACCAAAAAGAATTTGGAGCGTATTACACCAGAACAGAAATGACAGACTATCTAGCAGAGAGGACGATTCACAAAGCACTCCTCCAAAAGATAAAAGAGAAGTATCCGCAAGTCAAAGCAGAAACACTTTCCGAAGTATTAATGAAGTTAGACGACACTCTTGCGTTGCTACTCGTTAAAGAAATACTTCCCGTCTTTTCTGTATTAGATCCTGCTTGTGGTTCGGGTGCGTTTTTAGTAGCGGCAATGAAAATACTAATCGATATTTATTCCGCAGTCGTTGGAAAAATCAAACTTTCTAAAAATACAGAATTAAAAACTTGGCTTGCTATAATCGAAAAAGATCATCCGTCTCTACTTTACTTTATAAAGAAAAAAATCATCACAGATAATGTATACGGTGTAGATATTATGGAAGAGGCGGTGGAGATTGCAAGGCTCAGACTATTTTTGACATTAGCCGCTTCTGCCAATACATTAGAAGAACTAGAACCGCTTCCCAATATTGATTTTAATATATTACCTGGAAATTCTTTGATCGGACTTATCAAAGTAGATGAAGATAGGTTTGATGAAATCGAAAAAGCCAAGCCGACTAAAGAAGATTATCGTACGGCAGTGCAAGGAAATTTCTTTAAAAATGTTCCTGTGCAAAAAAGTTTGTTTGGTTCTTCTCATGCCGCTTCCTATCAAAAATTAGTGAAAGAAAGAGAAATTCTAATTCATGACTACAAATACTACGAAGAATTAGGAATAAAAGACGTTGGAGTCTTACGAGGAGACATTCACAAAAAAGAAAAAGACGCACATGCAGTCTTAGACAAATTGCTATTAGCCGAATTTGAACATCTACGAATCGAATACGAAGAAGCGACTTGGGATGAAAAGAAAAATGAAGAAGGAAAACCTAAAAAGCGTCCAGTAAATATGGCTGACATCGTTTCTTTAAAACCATTTCATTGGGGTTATAGCTTTTCTGAAATTTTCCGGCAAGGGGGGTTTGACTGTATCCTCACCAATCCTCCTTGGGAAATCTTTAAACCAAATGCAAAAGAATTCTTTTTGGAATACAGTGAATTAGTCACAAGAAAGAAAATGGATATTAAATCCTTTGAAAAAGAGAAGGGGAAGCTTTTAGAGGACAAAGATTTACGTAAGGCATGGCTAAATTATCTGAATGCATTTCCACACGTAAGCTTATTTTTCCGCAACTCTACGAATTATAAAAATCAAATCTCCATTGTAAATGATAAGAAAGCCGGAACTGATATTAACCTATACAAACTTTTTACAGAGCAATGCTTTAATCTTTTAAAACCAAATGGAGATTGTGGAATTGTTATTCCTTCTGGAATTTACACAGATTTAGGTACTAAGCAATTGCGGGAAATGTTATTTAGTCGCACTAATATTACAGGATTATTTTGTTTTGAGAATAGAAAAGCAATTTTCGAAAATGTGGATAGCCGTTTTAAATTTGTGGTGTTGACATTTGAGAAGATTCCCATGTCGTTTGACAAAGGGACAGGTCGCGACCTGTCTCTACCGAATACAAATAAATCCTTTCCTGCCTCGTTCATGCGTCATGATGTGCGCGAATTGGAATCATTTCCCAATTCCGACTCCATACGAATTGACATTGATTTAGTTCGAAAGCTATCACCTGATTCGTTGTCTGTTATGGAATTTAAAACAGAAATGGACATTGTAATTGCGAAGAAAATGTTGCGTTATCCGCTATTGGGCGAAGAGATAGAAAGAACTTGGAATTTGAAACTAGTAAGTGAGTTTCATATGACTAATGATAGCTATCTTTTTAAAACAAAACATGTAGAAGGAAGGTTACCTTTATATGAAGGTAAAATGATTTGGCAGTTTGATTCAAAGTATGCAGAACCACAATATTGGATTGGGGAGAAAGAGGGAAGGAAAGCATTTCTAGGTACAGAAAAGGACAAAGGACAGATTTTAGAATATCAGTATTATCGTTTGGGGTTTAGGGATATAGCTAGTAATACTAATGAACGCACGATAATTAGTTCTATTATTCCGCCTACCTTTCACGGAAATAAAATTCCGACATTGAAAGTGTTTTTTGAAGGTAAGCATATGATACAATATCAAGAGCAATTGTATTTATCCGCTATATGGAACAGTTTTGTTTTGGATTATCATATTCGCCAAAAAGTTACTACCACTTTGAATTTTTTCTACATCTACCAACTCCCAGTCCCTCGCCTTTCCGAAAAATCCACCGGACAAGAAAAAAAGACTTTTGATTCTCTAGTAGAACGAGCGACTAAACTCATTTGCACCACAGAAGAGTTTGCGGATTTATGGAAGGAAGTTATGGGAACAAAATGGACTAAGAACTCAGGGGTTACAGACGATAAGGCTCGTGCAAAGCTACGAGCAGAAATTGATGCGATTGTTGCTCACTTGTATGGGATTACGGAAGAAGAGTTTATACATATACTCAGCACTTTTCCGATTGTGAAAGAAGATGTGAAGCAACTAACGCTTGAGGAATATCGAAAGAAGGGCTAA
- a CDS encoding Bro-N domain-containing protein codes for MKKEIKLFESKKVRTNWDEEQEKWYFSITDIIAILTESVDPLAYWRKLKERLKKEGNETVTNCHALKMEAADGKMRETDVADAEQLLRLIQSIPSPKAEPFKQWLAKVGHERMQEISVPGQSIDRARENWKKLGRSEKWIQQRMTGQETRNKLTDYWKESGVEKNSAMLQRMLEKN; via the coding sequence ATGAAAAAAGAAATAAAACTTTTTGAAAGTAAAAAGGTAAGAACAAATTGGGATGAAGAACAAGAAAAATGGTATTTTAGTATTACTGATATAATTGCAATTCTTACTGAAAGTGTTGATCCATTAGCATATTGGCGTAAGTTAAAGGAACGTCTTAAAAAGGAAGGAAATGAAACCGTGACAAATTGTCACGCATTGAAAATGGAAGCGGCAGATGGAAAAATGAGAGAAACCGATGTCGCCGATGCCGAACAATTATTGCGGCTAATTCAATCTATCCCTTCTCCCAAGGCTGAACCATTCAAACAATGGTTAGCAAAAGTCGGTCATGAACGTATGCAGGAAATTTCTGTTCCAGGTCAGAGTATTGATCGTGCACGGGAAAATTGGAAAAAACTCGGTCGAAGTGAAAAATGGATTCAACAACGCATGACCGGACAGGAAACTCGTAATAAATTAACCGACTACTGGAAAGAAAGTGGAGTCGAGAAAAATTCGGCAATGTTGCAAAGAATGCTCGAAAAGAATTAG